One window of Heliomicrobium undosum genomic DNA carries:
- a CDS encoding Fic family protein: MEIFREIDRLKQTVDRYRPLCPELMWAISRKFREEWTYHTNALEGNTMTLQETVFFLREGLTVEGRTLREHMEMLNHVEAIDFMQDTLSSRDLSERLIKDFHAILFSDMKYGKGEIPVPPGLYKTRDNYVVTLSGEIHHYCPHYLVPEKMEEMFYWLDHAMQVLHPVETAAVVHQKIVAIHPFPDGNGRTARLAMNFLLLQKGYPPAIIPKERRREYYAALEEGDQGKPERFIRLVAEEVKRSLLVMHTEIDKAVQQQQPVAVEKKKPDRAYER, encoded by the coding sequence ATGGAGATTTTTCGAGAGATTGATCGGTTGAAGCAAACGGTTGACCGGTACCGTCCGTTATGCCCGGAGTTGATGTGGGCAATTTCACGGAAATTCCGTGAAGAATGGACCTATCATACCAATGCGCTCGAAGGCAACACGATGACATTGCAGGAAACCGTGTTCTTCCTCCGCGAGGGATTGACAGTGGAGGGGCGCACGTTGAGAGAACACATGGAAATGCTCAATCACGTAGAAGCCATCGACTTTATGCAAGACACATTGTCCTCTCGCGACCTTTCTGAACGACTTATAAAAGACTTTCATGCGATACTGTTCAGCGATATGAAGTATGGAAAGGGCGAAATCCCGGTTCCCCCTGGATTGTATAAGACCCGCGACAATTATGTTGTCACGCTGTCCGGGGAAATTCATCACTACTGCCCGCACTATCTTGTTCCTGAAAAAATGGAGGAAATGTTTTATTGGTTGGACCATGCCATGCAGGTGCTACACCCTGTAGAAACAGCCGCAGTCGTGCACCAGAAGATAGTGGCGATCCATCCCTTCCCCGACGGCAATGGTCGAACCGCAAGGTTGGCCATGAACTTTCTTCTCTTGCAGAAAGGATACCCGCCGGCGATCATTCCCAAGGAGCGGCGGCGAGAGTACTATGCGGCCCTCGAAGAAGGCGATCAGGGAAAACCGGAGCGGTTCATCCGCCTCGTCGCCGAAGAGGTGAAGCGAAGCCTGCTGGTGATGCACACGGAGATCGACAAGGCCGTGCAACAACAACAGCCAGTAGCTGTAGAAAAGAAAAAACCGGATAGGGCTTATGAGCGGTAG